ACGCATGTCGCTGACGATCCGCTTGAAGTCCTCCCGCCGGAAGAAGAGGACGTGGTAAATCCGCTGGCTCCCGGCGACCGTGTTCTGCCGGCGCAACGTGCCGTGGTTCTTGTAGATGGCCGAGTACGCCCCACAGGAGGGCTTCGTCACCAGCAGGTTGTCGTCGTCGAGGCGGGCGACCTCCCTGACGTGGTCGGCGGCGGCGAGGCGGTCGTAGAACTCGTCGGCGTGGTCGCCGGCCCGCATGACGAACGTGACGAGGTCGTTCTGCACCTCCTCGACCTCGATGACGACCGAGTCGTCGGTACCGTCCAGCAGCTCGTTGAGGATACAGTCCGTCCGCTGCTTGAAGTATAAGGTCGCCTGAAACATCTCTCCCCTCTCTGTGACGCGAGTCGCGCGCCAGTATGATAAACGTTTCACATGTACAGCGCTCGACTGTGCTGTTCGAAGGGGGACGATCACCCGGCGGGGTCGACCGCGACCCCCCGCGTGTCGGCGACGCCAGGGGCATCAGTCGGCCGTCACTCGGCCGACTCGACCGTCACCGAGCGGACCGTGAGCCGGTCGTCGACGACGACCCGACAGCGGTCGCCCGCACGGCGTGCGTCGACCCGGACCCGGAGTGGATCGCGTGACGTGACGGCCGCGCGGTCGGGTGCGACGGCGAACGGGACGGTCCACGGGC
This Salinigranum marinum DNA region includes the following protein-coding sequences:
- a CDS encoding helix-turn-helix domain-containing protein — its product is MFQATLYFKQRTDCILNELLDGTDDSVVIEVEEVQNDLVTFVMRAGDHADEFYDRLAAADHVREVARLDDDNLLVTKPSCGAYSAIYKNHGTLRRQNTVAGSQRIYHVLFFRREDFKRIVSDMREIGTVSLGRLEKMGDRQGELTERQRTVVMHALQAGYYEWPREVKSEELAAELGISRATLHEHLRKAEQTLLSDALGIRDEPTAAFADATIS